A single region of the Streptomyces caelestis genome encodes:
- a CDS encoding acyl-CoA dehydrogenase family protein, whose amino-acid sequence MTTFLQPPAPSDRATDDSVLGRVRAHLPEIAARSAEAEAARSVPAEIITALRHAGVFRMSLPTAWGGSQLDLVESARVVREISRADGSTGWTVQAASMAWFFVRSLPRETLEREVFGDGADLMLRGAIAPKGTATPVAGGYRISGRWPLASGSFTPDWMLAGFVVEGAPPLPDGRPDLRVALIRPEHVTFLDTWDAVGLRATQSTDFTMDDVFVPERFTGPLSGGNNIPAPFYNLPYTATGASHDAVIVGCLEGALGDLAELAATKRPAFNPRAVIGEDPVFQERFAELHLRTTALNALLERTGRTVMDRALAGEEPTPAEWFGYTGSHQHIHHEGIRILNEIMTLSGSSGLYSSSPLQRRWRDVRCVSQHVAGNNGSMRRLGAVLSGQEVTG is encoded by the coding sequence ATGACGACATTCCTCCAGCCGCCCGCGCCCTCCGACCGGGCAACCGACGACAGCGTGCTCGGCCGTGTCCGCGCGCACCTGCCCGAGATCGCGGCACGGTCGGCCGAGGCCGAGGCGGCTCGGTCGGTTCCCGCGGAGATCATCACGGCCCTGCGTCACGCCGGCGTGTTCCGCATGAGCCTGCCCACGGCATGGGGCGGCTCGCAGCTCGACCTGGTGGAGAGCGCACGAGTGGTCCGGGAGATCTCGCGTGCCGACGGCTCGACCGGCTGGACCGTTCAGGCCGCCTCGATGGCCTGGTTCTTCGTGCGGTCGCTGCCTCGGGAGACGCTTGAGAGAGAGGTCTTCGGCGACGGCGCCGACCTGATGCTCCGTGGGGCGATCGCCCCGAAGGGGACCGCGACGCCGGTGGCGGGCGGCTACCGGATCAGTGGCCGCTGGCCGCTGGCCAGCGGCTCGTTCACCCCGGACTGGATGCTCGCGGGCTTCGTGGTCGAGGGCGCGCCCCCGCTGCCCGACGGGCGCCCCGACCTGCGCGTCGCGCTGATCCGCCCCGAGCACGTGACCTTCCTCGACACGTGGGACGCGGTGGGCCTGCGCGCCACACAGAGCACCGACTTCACCATGGACGACGTCTTCGTGCCGGAGCGCTTCACGGGCCCTCTGTCGGGCGGCAACAACATCCCCGCTCCCTTCTACAACCTGCCGTACACGGCCACGGGCGCCTCGCACGACGCCGTCATCGTCGGCTGTCTGGAGGGTGCGCTGGGCGATCTCGCCGAACTGGCCGCCACCAAGCGGCCGGCGTTCAACCCGAGGGCGGTCATCGGTGAGGATCCGGTGTTCCAGGAGAGGTTCGCCGAGCTGCACCTGCGTACGACGGCGCTCAACGCCCTGCTGGAGCGGACCGGCCGTACGGTCATGGACCGGGCCCTGGCAGGAGAGGAGCCCACCCCGGCAGAGTGGTTCGGCTACACCGGCAGCCATCAGCACATCCATCACGAGGGCATCCGGATACTCAACGAGATCATGACGCTGTCGGGCAGCTCCGGGCTCTACAGCTCCAGCCCCCTGCAGCGTCGCTGGCGCGATGTCCGCTGTGTCTCCCAGCACGTGGCCGGCAACAACGGTTCGATGCGTCGCCTGGGCGCGGTCCTGTCGGGTCAGGAGGTCACCGGATGA
- a CDS encoding flavin reductase family protein, which yields MSPLVATPMDPAVLRQAFGCFPSGVTALCALDSGTPVGMAASTFTPVSLDPPLVSVCVQDTSSTWPKLRRQSRLGLSVLAEGQDLVCRSLAGKGGDRFAEVDWEAGEGGSVYIRHANLWLDCSLHAEFPAGDHTIVVLEIHGLKAEPDRAPLVFHGSRFRRLAA from the coding sequence ATGAGCCCGCTCGTCGCGACACCGATGGATCCCGCCGTGCTGCGCCAGGCGTTCGGCTGTTTCCCGTCCGGGGTGACAGCCCTGTGCGCGCTCGACTCCGGTACGCCGGTGGGCATGGCCGCGAGTACGTTCACCCCGGTCTCCCTCGACCCCCCACTGGTGTCGGTCTGTGTCCAGGACACCTCGTCGACCTGGCCGAAGCTGCGCCGGCAGAGCCGTCTGGGCCTGAGCGTGCTGGCCGAGGGACAGGACCTGGTCTGCCGCTCACTGGCCGGAAAAGGCGGGGACCGGTTCGCGGAGGTCGACTGGGAGGCCGGCGAGGGCGGAAGCGTGTACATCCGCCATGCCAACCTCTGGTTGGACTGCTCGCTTCACGCGGAGTTCCCCGCAGGGGACCACACCATCGTCGTGCTGGAGATCCACGGCCTGAAGGCCGAACCCGACCGTGCGCCGCTGGTCTTCCACGGCAGCCGCTTCCGGCGCCTGGCCGCTTGA
- a CDS encoding electron transfer flavoprotein subunit alpha/FixB family protein: MPDVLVLVDHDGERVHKSTYELLSAARRLGNPAAVVVGTPGTAARLAESLARYGATTVHAAESTDAAEFLATPAVDALQLAVREASPAAVLVSATADGNEVAGRLAARLDAGLLIDAVDLDSSGVATQIVFGGSYTVRSQVTQGVPVITVRPGAFETEERPGQAVQRTLALPTADPAASARITARGAALTGDRPGLTEASVVVSGGRGVGGAVGFKVVEELADALGGAVGASRAAVDAGYYPHHFQVGQTGKSVSPQLYVALGISGAIQHLAGMQTSKTIVAVNKDPEAPILGLADYAVVGDLFAVAPQLTQEVAARRAAG; this comes from the coding sequence ATGCCCGATGTCCTCGTCCTCGTCGACCACGACGGGGAACGCGTCCACAAGTCCACGTACGAACTCCTGTCCGCCGCACGGCGGTTGGGAAACCCGGCCGCAGTCGTCGTGGGAACTCCCGGCACAGCGGCCCGCCTCGCGGAGTCCCTGGCCCGGTACGGCGCCACAACCGTCCACGCGGCGGAATCCACCGACGCGGCCGAGTTCCTGGCCACGCCCGCTGTCGATGCCCTTCAGCTCGCGGTCCGGGAAGCCTCTCCCGCCGCCGTGCTGGTCTCCGCGACGGCGGACGGCAACGAGGTGGCCGGGCGTCTCGCCGCGCGGCTGGACGCCGGGCTGCTGATCGACGCGGTCGACCTGGACTCCTCCGGGGTGGCCACCCAGATCGTCTTCGGCGGGTCGTACACCGTGCGCTCGCAGGTCACCCAGGGCGTACCGGTGATCACCGTACGCCCGGGGGCCTTCGAAACGGAGGAGCGTCCGGGGCAGGCCGTGCAGCGGACGCTCGCCCTGCCTACGGCCGACCCCGCCGCGTCCGCCCGTATCACTGCCAGGGGCGCCGCACTCACGGGCGACCGGCCGGGGCTCACCGAGGCGAGCGTCGTCGTCTCCGGCGGCCGTGGTGTCGGGGGAGCGGTGGGCTTCAAGGTGGTGGAGGAGCTGGCCGACGCCCTGGGCGGTGCGGTGGGCGCCTCGCGTGCCGCGGTGGACGCCGGGTACTACCCGCACCACTTCCAGGTCGGGCAGACCGGAAAGTCCGTCTCCCCGCAGCTGTACGTCGCCCTGGGTATCTCCGGGGCCATCCAGCACCTCGCCGGGATGCAGACCTCCAAGACGATCGTCGCCGTCAACAAGGACCCGGAGGCCCCGATTCTCGGCCTCGCCGACTACGCCGTGGTGGGAGACCTGTTCGCGGTGGCGCCCCAGCTCACGCAGGAAGTGGCAGCCCGCCGCGCAGCCGGCTGA
- a CDS encoding electron transfer flavoprotein subunit beta/FixA family protein: protein MNIVVLVKQVPDTGAERTLSAGDHTLDREGADLVLDEINERAAEEALRLKESSDAEVTVVSMGPDSALDAIRKVLAMGADRAIHICDDRLHGADVVTTAKVLAAAVRTVEDVDLVLAGDATTDGQASAVPAIVADLLGLPQLTHARELDVDGGRVRAERETDSGWATLEASLPALASVTEKINEPRYPSFKGIMAAKKKSVETVDLDDLFPDADDAGVRVTRTRVMEAVPRPARAAGIRVTDDGSAGRQLIEHLIALKLL, encoded by the coding sequence GTGAACATCGTCGTACTCGTCAAGCAGGTCCCGGACACCGGAGCCGAACGCACCCTGTCCGCCGGCGACCACACCCTTGACCGCGAGGGCGCCGACCTGGTGCTCGACGAAATCAATGAACGCGCCGCGGAAGAGGCCCTGCGGCTGAAGGAGTCGTCGGACGCCGAGGTCACCGTCGTGTCCATGGGGCCCGACTCCGCACTCGACGCCATCCGCAAGGTTCTGGCGATGGGTGCCGACCGCGCGATCCACATCTGCGACGACCGGCTCCACGGCGCCGACGTGGTGACCACCGCCAAGGTGCTGGCGGCCGCCGTGCGGACGGTGGAGGACGTCGACCTGGTCCTGGCGGGCGACGCGACCACCGACGGACAGGCGAGCGCGGTCCCCGCCATCGTCGCCGACCTGCTCGGTCTGCCGCAGCTGACACATGCGCGCGAACTGGACGTGGACGGAGGACGCGTGCGAGCCGAACGCGAGACCGACAGCGGCTGGGCGACGCTGGAGGCATCGCTGCCCGCGCTGGCCAGCGTCACCGAGAAGATCAACGAGCCGCGCTACCCCTCGTTCAAGGGGATCATGGCCGCCAAGAAGAAGTCGGTGGAGACGGTCGACCTCGACGACCTGTTCCCCGACGCGGATGACGCCGGGGTCCGGGTGACCCGCACCCGCGTGATGGAGGCCGTCCCGCGTCCGGCCCGGGCCGCAGGGATCCGTGTCACGGACGACGGCTCGGCCGGCCGGCAGCTCATCGAACACCTGATTGCCCTGAAGCTCCTCTGA
- a CDS encoding acyl-CoA dehydrogenase family protein: MSRKPLKDPLDLLDFSSTLTDEEREIQATVAKFLADRVRPHLGEWFENAHFARELAPELGKLGVLGMHLEGYGCAGTNAVSYGLACLELEAADSGFRSFVSVQGSLSMFSIWKWGSEEQKLQWLPRLAAGEAIGCFGLTEPDFGSNPSGMRTRAVRDGGDWILNGSKMWITNGGIADVATVWAQTEDGVRGFLVPRGTPGFTTQDIKQKMSLRASITSELYFDNVRLPESARLPLAEGLRGPLSCLNEARFGILFGAVGAARDSLQAAIEYADSRVQFDKPISAFQLTQKKLADMSVSLGNAALLAVHLGRLKDQHRIRPEQISVGKLNNVREAIAIARECRSVLGANGISLEYSPLRHANNLESVMTYEGTNEMHTLVVGQAITGYPAFR, encoded by the coding sequence ATGAGCCGCAAGCCGCTGAAGGACCCGCTCGACCTGCTCGACTTCTCCTCCACCCTCACCGACGAGGAACGGGAGATCCAGGCCACCGTCGCCAAGTTCCTCGCCGACCGGGTGCGCCCGCACCTCGGCGAGTGGTTCGAAAACGCGCACTTCGCCCGCGAACTCGCCCCTGAACTTGGCAAGTTGGGCGTACTCGGGATGCATCTGGAGGGCTACGGCTGCGCCGGCACCAACGCCGTCTCCTACGGCCTGGCCTGCCTGGAGCTTGAGGCGGCGGACTCCGGTTTCCGCAGCTTCGTCTCCGTGCAGGGCTCGCTGTCGATGTTCTCCATCTGGAAGTGGGGTTCGGAGGAGCAGAAGCTTCAGTGGTTGCCCCGGCTGGCCGCCGGTGAGGCGATCGGCTGCTTCGGTCTGACCGAGCCCGACTTCGGCAGCAACCCTTCCGGGATGCGCACTCGGGCCGTCCGCGACGGCGGTGACTGGATCCTGAACGGTTCCAAGATGTGGATCACCAATGGCGGCATCGCCGATGTGGCCACCGTCTGGGCGCAGACCGAGGACGGCGTCCGTGGCTTCCTCGTGCCGCGTGGCACCCCCGGCTTCACCACGCAGGACATCAAGCAGAAGATGTCGCTGCGCGCCTCGATCACCTCCGAGCTGTACTTCGACAACGTACGGCTGCCGGAATCGGCGCGGCTGCCGCTGGCGGAGGGCCTGCGCGGACCGCTGTCCTGCCTGAACGAGGCCCGCTTCGGCATCCTGTTCGGCGCGGTCGGCGCGGCCCGTGACTCGCTCCAGGCGGCCATCGAGTACGCCGACTCGCGCGTGCAGTTCGACAAGCCGATCAGCGCCTTCCAGCTCACCCAGAAGAAGCTCGCCGACATGAGCGTGTCCCTGGGCAACGCCGCACTGCTCGCCGTCCATCTGGGCCGGCTCAAGGACCAGCACCGCATCCGGCCCGAGCAGATCAGCGTCGGCAAGCTCAACAACGTGCGGGAAGCGATCGCCATCGCGCGCGAATGCCGCTCAGTGCTGGGGGCCAACGGCATCTCCCTGGAGTACTCGCCGCTGCGCCACGCCAACAACCTGGAGTCGGTGATGACCTACGAAGGCACCAACGAGATGCACACGCTGGTCGTCGGTCAGGCGATCACCGGATACCCGGCGTTCCGCTGA